From Sphingobium sp. B2D3C:
TCTTCGCCCAGCACCCGACCCAGCACGCGGCGGACGACCAGCGAATCATCGACGATCAGCACATCGATGGGCGAACCATCGGTTCCGGAGCTGGCATCGGACAGGAGGGCAGCGCACGCCATTCCCGGCGCTCCCGAGCCCTTAGAGAACCCCGACGATCTGGAGCTTGCTCTCCAGCGTGTCGCGATCGAAGGGCTTCATGACATATTCGTCGGCACCGGCATCGACGGCGGCGCGGATATGGTCCACGCCATTCTCGGTGGTGCAGAAGATCACCTTGGGCGGATGGGCGAAATTCCGGCGGGAGAGTTCCTTGAGGAATTCCAGGCCGCTCATCACCGGCATGTTCCAGTCGAGCAGCACCACGTCCGGCACCTGCCCTTCGCACATGTCGAGCGCTTCACGTCCGTCCTGCGCTTCGTGAACGTCGAGATCGAGGGATTCCAGAATGTGGCGTGCCACCTTTCGGATCACCTTGGAGTCATCGACAATGAGGCAGTTCGGCATGAGTCGCGACCCCTGATACTTGCTTGGCTACGTAACCTACGGGCAGAGCGTGTCATTTTGGTAAATTCGTTAAATATCTCAGGCAGCCAGCGCGCCAGACGGGGCGTTGGTGAAATCGGCGAGCGTGAGCAGAAGATGGCTGCGGCCATCATAATCGACGAGGCCCGAAACGAACGGTCGCCACGCAGGATCGACGCGGCCACGCAACGGCTGAACGCCGCCCTGCGCCTGGCAGATATCGGTCACGGCATCGATGAGGAAACCATAGCTGTGCCCGGCAATGTCTGCGACGATCGCAAGCGGTGCGGTCTGTGCATCCGCCGCCGTGCCAAAGATGCGCGATTGCAGATCGATCACGGTGAGCACCCGGCTGCGCAGCGCCGCCAGCCCGCGCACATGCACAGGCGCCAATGGCACGGGTACGATGTCCCCCAGCCGCACCACGGCTTCGATGGCACAGGCACGCACGGTAATCGGGGCGCCCGCGATGGACGCGAACAGGAACAGCGAGTCGGTCATGCGGCCTTCCGTGCGAAGCTGGAGATCGCCGCCATCAGCCCGGCGCGGTCATAGCGGTAGATGGAGGGCGGCGCGTCGGGGTCGGCGGGCAGTTGCGGCTGTTCCCGCAGGGCAAGCACCGGAACGCCCATGGGCGCTGGGGCGTGGCCGCTGCCACATAGTACGACATCGGGCGGCGCGTCGCCTGCGGCGCCCAGAACGACGTCATAGCCGGCCTGAACGAGCAGCGGCGCCAGGATGTTGCGCATCCACGGGTCCTCGACATCGGCGATCATGCAGCGCACGGCCTGCGCGGCGGCGTCAGAGGCCGGGCGGGCCGCGACCTCCTCGAACAGCGTGAACGGATCGACCAGTTCCAGTTGCTGCTCGCCAACCAGCACCAGGCCGGCGATCCGTCCCCGGCCGATCGGCACGTCCAGCCGGGCGGGGATTTCCAGAATGTCCAGCACCTCTTCGATGAGGAAGATGAGCAGATCGCGCCCATCATGCAGGCGCATGGCCTTGAGCACACCGGTCTCATCCGGGCGGACGTTGAGTGCCGGCAACAGGCGCTCCTCGATTCGCGCGAATGCGCGCCCCTCCGAGCGGCCGATCTGCGCACAGTCCAGCTCCTCGACGCGCTCGACGATGGGAAGCGGCATCAGCCGTTCCACGCCATCCCGGTCGCGATAGAAGAGCACCTGCAAGGTATCGATGGCCTCGGTCGGTTCCTGGCTGTGATGATCCCTGCGCGCCTTGTCGGCATCGACCACGGGCAATTGCGCGATCTGGAAGAGCCCGGTGGCGTCGAGCAGCAGCATCGGCTGGCCGTTGTCGGGGAGCGTCATCCCCGCAAAAGCCCCGGCGGACGCGATCACCGGTGTGGCCGGGCGAATGACCAGTTCCTCATTGCTGTCGACGGTTTCGACACCGAGCACATAATTTTGCCCGGCCGAGGAGCGAATGACCATCAAGGTCCGCGGTCCGTTCGCTTCTGCCTGACGGGCAAGGCCCAGCACGTCCTCAAGTGCCACGACCGGATGCCGCTCGCCGCGAATGGTCGCGATGCGTCCGCCGGCGACCTCCTCGATCGAGACCATGTTGCTGTTTTCGTGAATGAGTTCCACGATATTGCCACGCGGCATGGCGAAGGTCTGGCCGCCACACCGCACGATCAGGCCGGGAATGATGGTCAGTGTCAGCGGCACGCGCATGGTGATTACGGTGCCGTCGCCAGGCGCGGTCGTGATGTCGATCACGCCGCCGATCTGCTCGATATTGGCCCTCACGACATCCATGCCGACGCCACGCCCGGAGATGGAGGTCACCTCCCGCGCCGTGCTGAGGCCGGGCAGGAAGATCAGGTTCAGTTTCTCTGCGTCGCTCATCCCGGCCGCCTCGGCAGCGGTGACAAGCCCGGCCGCGACCGCCCGATCGACCAGGGCAGCCCGGTCCATGCCGCGCCCGTCGTCGGCCACCTCGATGACGATCTGGTTGCCCGATTGCCGGGCGACGATGTTCAGCCGCCCGACGTCCGGCTTGCGGGCGGCGATGCGATCTGCTGGCAGCTCAAGACCGTGATCGAGCGCGTTGCGGACGATGTGGGTGAGCGGGTCGGCGACCATCTCGATCATTTCGCGGTCCATCTCGACATCGCCGCCGTCGAGAGTCACGTTGACCTTCTTGCCCAGTTCGCGGCTGAGGTCGCGCACCATGCGCGGGATGGCCGCATACAGGCGGTCGACCCGCTGCATGCGCGTCTTGCTGATCATGTCGCGCAGGTCCGCGACATTGGTCGACATCCGCTCGAAGCTGCTCTCCACATCCGGCGCGACGCCATGGTCGCGCATCCGGCGCGCCAGATCGTTGCGGGCGAGCACCATGTCGGAGATGCCGTTCATCAGCTGATCGATGAGCGCCAACGGCAGCCGAATCGTGCGCGGGGCTTTGTCGCGCGGCGGGGCGGTTGGTTGTTGCGGACTGGGCGACGGGGGAACGGGTGCCTCGGCGGAGTCCGTGCGCGGCGCGGGCGGTTCGCGGGGCGGGGCCGGCATCGCCCCGGCGGGCGCGATGGGGTGAAAGAGCTCAAATCCGCCGGACCGCAGGGACAGGGCGTCCAGCAGCCCGTCATCATCGGCTTCATCCGGGACGGGCTCGCCGCCCAGACCACGCGCCAGCGCGCCGATTCGGTCCATAACCGCCAGCACAGCCGTGACGGTGGCGGGATCGGCCAGCCGTTCGCCGCGCCGGATGGCTGCCAGCACGTCCTCGGCGCCATGCGCCAGCCGCTCGAAACGGGGCAGGTTCAGGAAGCCGCAGCTTCCCTTGACGGTGTGGAAAAACCGGAAAAACGCGTCGAGGCGAGACTTGTCGGTCGGGTCCGCTTCCCACGCGACGACTTCGCCGGAGAGGACCTCCAGCGTTTCAAGAGTTTCCGCAATGAACTCCCCGATGATCTCGTCCATGCCGCCGCCTGTGGTTAACGCGGCGACACCTTTGGGGCCAAGTCGTGAAAGCCCGGTTAAGACCTGCCGGTCGGGCTCTCACACAGGCGGGATCAAGCCGGCAGGCGCGCGCCGAACAGCAGGTGGGGCTCGTCGGCGCCGGAGATCATCAGTTCGCCGCCGGCTTCGGTCGCCACCGTGCGGATCATCACGGCTGCGGCCGTGCGGGTGGTCAGATCGCCATGCCCTTCCAGCCCGGCACGAATGGCGGGGTCGAAGGTGATGCGTGCGCCTTCGCCGCGCACCGCAATCTCGGTCGTTCCGCCCTGTTGCTCCGCGCCGATCGCGATCACGCCGCCGCGCGGCAGGGCTTCGCCGGTCAATAGCACCAGATTGAGCAGCAGCTTGGCGGCCGGCTTGGAAAGGCTGTCCCCGGCGATCATCCAGTCGAGCGAGATCTTGCCGCCGGGCGGAAACATGCCTTCCACGGCGGAGCGGATCTCATGCACGGGAATGGCCTCGCCATATCCGCCCCCGGCACCGAAGGCCAAGCGGAAGAATTTGAGCTTGCCCGCCGTCGTCCGGGCGCTGTCCGCCAGCAGCGTGAGGCATTGCTCGCGCATCCGCGGGTCGGTCTCATCGGCAAGCAGCTCGATGCCGTTGTTGAGCGCGCCGACGGGGCTGAGCAGATCATGGCACAGGCGAGAGCAGAGCAGGCTGGCGAAATCGATGGAGTCAGACGCGGTGGATGTGACCAAGACGGGGATATCCTCTCTTCAGGCGATGGCCGTGCCCTCATGGCGCTGCGGGCGCGCGGGTGCAAGCCGCCCATGCGGCGAACCGACCAGTTCGACGGGATCGAAAACGCCGTGGATGCGGCCTGACGCGACAACCTGCCAGGCCAGAAGGTCGCCGCGCGAGTCGATGAGCAGCCAGATCTCGCCCGCCGCCCCCGCCATGGCCGCATCGACCGCCGAGGGGACGGCCTCGCCATGAGGATGCGAATGATAATGGCCGACAATGGCCGGCCCGCCCTGGCGCGCCTCGCGATGCGCGGCGATGAGTACGGCCGGATCGACCTCGAAGCGGTGCTCGGGCTGCTCCGCGACATTGGCGGCGGCGCGAAGTTCGGTGATGGCGATGGTAGTCGTTCCGCCTTCCGCGCTGGCGAGGCGCCGCCCCAGCAGCAGGCCGCAGCATTCCAGCGGGGCGGCGGCCTTCGCCTGCGCGCGGATCGCATCGCGCAGCGGTCTTGATATGTGCACGGCCATCCCCAGATATTAGGCCGTGGAAACGGGGGTTACCAGCATTACGGCGCTGATCACGCAGGCCGAGCACGGCATGAGACTGGACCGCGCGCTTGCGAGCGTGCTGCCAGCCCTGTCGCGCGAGCGCGTGAAGGCGTTGATCCTGGCAGGTCAGGTGACCGGGCCGGACGGCCGCCCGGCGGCTGATCCGGCCTATAAGGTGAAGGCCGACATGGCCTTTGCCGTAGAGATTCCAGCGGCGACGCCCGCCGAGGCGCAGCCGCAGGCGATCGATCTGGTGATCGCCCATGAGGATGCGCATCTGATCGTGGTGGACAAGCCGGCGGGCATGGTCGTGCATCCCGCCGCCGGCAACCCGGATGGCACGCTGGTCAATGCCTTGCTCCACCATTGCGCCGGGCAGCTTTCCGGCATTGGCGGGGTGGCGCGGCCCGGCATCGTCCACCGCATCGACAAGGATACCTCGGGGCTTCTGGTCGTCGCCAAGACCGATCAGGCGCATGAAGGACTGGCCCGCCAGTTCAAGGACCACAGTATCGACCGGCGCTATCTCGCCATCGTGCAGGGGCGGCCTGCGCCGCCTTCCGGCAAAGTCGATCAGTGGATCGGCCGCTCGGATGCGGATCGCAAGAAGATGGCTGTGCAGCGCGAGGGGCGCGGCAAGCACGCCATCACCCATTATCGCACACTCGAGCGACTGGATCGGGCGGCGCTGATCGAGTGCCGGTTGGAGACGGGGCGGACCCATCAGGTGCGCGTGCACATGGCCCATCTCGGCCACCCGCTGCTGGGCGATCCTGTCTATGCCCGCGGTGGCGTCCACAAGGCGCTGCTCGCCGAACTTGGCTTTCATCGTCAGGCGCTTCATGCGGCCCGGCTGGGCTTCATCCACCCGGTCACAAGCCAGCCTCTCAGCTTTGAAAGCCCGATTACGGATGACATGCAGCAACTGTTCAGCCATCTTTGCGTATAAGGATGAGCGCGATGCCCCTTCTTGTTTGCGCGCTCCAGAAGGATGAAGTTTCGTGAGTAACGGCAGTAATCTCCCTGCAACGATCCCTGCGCTTGGCGGCGATGCAAGCCTGAACCGCTATCTGTCGGAGATTCGCAAGTTCCCGCTCCTCAAGCCCGAGGAGGAGTATATGCTCGCCAAGCGCTATCAGGAGCATGGCGATCCGGAGGCTGCGGCGCGGCTGGTGACGAGCCATCTGCGACTCGTGGCGAAGATCGCCATGGGCTATCGCGGCTATGGTCTGCCCGTCTCCGAGCTGATCTCCGAGGGCAATATCGGCCTGATGCAGGGCGTGAAGAAATTCGAGCCGGACCGGGGCTTTCGTCTCGCCACCTATGCGATGTGGTGGATTCGCGCGTCGATCCAGGAATTCATCCTGCGCTCGTGGAGCCTCGTGAAGATCGGCACCACGGCGGCGCAGAAGAAGCTGTTCTTCAACCTCCGCCGCATGAAGAACCAGATCGAAGCCTTCGAGGATGGCGACCTACGTCCCGAGGATGTGACGAAGATCGCGACCGATCTCGGCGTCTCGGAAGATGATGTCATCTCGATGAACCGCCGCATGGCCATGGGCGGCGACACCTCCCTCAACGTCTCGATGAACGATGACGGCGAAGGGCAGTGGCAGGACTGGCTGGCGGACGAAGGACCGTTGCAGGATGAGCGGATTGCCGACGCGCAGGAAAGCGACGTGCGGCACGACATGCTGCTCGATGCGATGGATGACCTCAATGACCGCGAACGGCATATCCTGCAGGAGCGGCGCCTCGCGGAGGAGCCCAAGACGCTCGAGGAGCTGAGCCAGGTCTATGGCGTCAGCCGCGAGCGCGTGCGCCAGATCGAAGTTCGGGCGTTCGAGAAACTGCAGCGCGCCATGTTGCGGATCGCCGGTGAAAAGCGCCTGATGACGGTAGCCGGCTGACGAGTCTGCGGATTGCGCTCGTCGCCTAGGCGAAGGGGCAGTCGTAACGAATAGGGGACGCGATGCAGCGCAAGCGTGCCTCTGGCTCGTGGATGGGATTGGCAGGCCGTAGCCCGCGGCAGCAGGTCTGGCGTGTTCTGGCGATCCTCTTTGTCCTGTTCGTCTTCCCGGTGCTCATCGGCGCGGTGCTGTTCACCAGCGGGGCGCCCCTTGCCGACGCCCGCCCCACGCCAACGCCTCTGCAGGTCGGTGCCGGTCGGGCCGCAATCGAGCAGTTGCAGGCCAGCAGGCAGCGGCCCGGCGGTGTCAGCCTGCTTACGCTCACGCCCACCCATCTCGATGGCTTGAGCGCGCTCGCAACTCATGGTTTCCGCCCTGACCGGCTCGA
This genomic window contains:
- a CDS encoding chemotaxis protein CheW — translated: MTDSLFLFASIAGAPITVRACAIEAVVRLGDIVPVPLAPVHVRGLAALRSRVLTVIDLQSRIFGTAADAQTAPLAIVADIAGHSYGFLIDAVTDICQAQGGVQPLRGRVDPAWRPFVSGLVDYDGRSHLLLTLADFTNAPSGALAA
- a CDS encoding chemotaxis protein CheA, with the protein product MDEIIGEFIAETLETLEVLSGEVVAWEADPTDKSRLDAFFRFFHTVKGSCGFLNLPRFERLAHGAEDVLAAIRRGERLADPATVTAVLAVMDRIGALARGLGGEPVPDEADDDGLLDALSLRSGGFELFHPIAPAGAMPAPPREPPAPRTDSAEAPVPPSPSPQQPTAPPRDKAPRTIRLPLALIDQLMNGISDMVLARNDLARRMRDHGVAPDVESSFERMSTNVADLRDMISKTRMQRVDRLYAAIPRMVRDLSRELGKKVNVTLDGGDVEMDREMIEMVADPLTHIVRNALDHGLELPADRIAARKPDVGRLNIVARQSGNQIVIEVADDGRGMDRAALVDRAVAAGLVTAAEAAGMSDAEKLNLIFLPGLSTAREVTSISGRGVGMDVVRANIEQIGGVIDITTAPGDGTVITMRVPLTLTIIPGLIVRCGGQTFAMPRGNIVELIHENSNMVSIEEVAGGRIATIRGERHPVVALEDVLGLARQAEANGPRTLMVIRSSAGQNYVLGVETVDSNEELVIRPATPVIASAGAFAGMTLPDNGQPMLLLDATGLFQIAQLPVVDADKARRDHHSQEPTEAIDTLQVLFYRDRDGVERLMPLPIVERVEELDCAQIGRSEGRAFARIEERLLPALNVRPDETGVLKAMRLHDGRDLLIFLIEEVLDILEIPARLDVPIGRGRIAGLVLVGEQQLELVDPFTLFEEVAARPASDAAAQAVRCMIADVEDPWMRNILAPLLVQAGYDVVLGAAGDAPPDVVLCGSGHAPAPMGVPVLALREQPQLPADPDAPPSIYRYDRAGLMAAISSFARKAA
- a CDS encoding M67 family metallopeptidase, producing MAVHISRPLRDAIRAQAKAAAPLECCGLLLGRRLASAEGGTTTIAITELRAAANVAEQPEHRFEVDPAVLIAAHREARQGGPAIVGHYHSHPHGEAVPSAVDAAMAGAAGEIWLLIDSRGDLLAWQVVASGRIHGVFDPVELVGSPHGRLAPARPQRHEGTAIA
- a CDS encoding histidine phosphotransferase family protein yields the protein MPVLVTSTASDSIDFASLLCSRLCHDLLSPVGALNNGIELLADETDPRMREQCLTLLADSARTTAGKLKFFRLAFGAGGGYGEAIPVHEIRSAVEGMFPPGGKISLDWMIAGDSLSKPAAKLLLNLVLLTGEALPRGGVIAIGAEQQGGTTEIAVRGEGARITFDPAIRAGLEGHGDLTTRTAAAVMIRTVATEAGGELMISGADEPHLLFGARLPA
- a CDS encoding response regulator — translated: MPNCLIVDDSKVIRKVARHILESLDLDVHEAQDGREALDMCEGQVPDVVLLDWNMPVMSGLEFLKELSRRNFAHPPKVIFCTTENGVDHIRAAVDAGADEYVMKPFDRDTLESKLQIVGVL
- a CDS encoding RluA family pseudouridine synthase; the protein is METGVTSITALITQAEHGMRLDRALASVLPALSRERVKALILAGQVTGPDGRPAADPAYKVKADMAFAVEIPAATPAEAQPQAIDLVIAHEDAHLIVVDKPAGMVVHPAAGNPDGTLVNALLHHCAGQLSGIGGVARPGIVHRIDKDTSGLLVVAKTDQAHEGLARQFKDHSIDRRYLAIVQGRPAPPSGKVDQWIGRSDADRKKMAVQREGRGKHAITHYRTLERLDRAALIECRLETGRTHQVRVHMAHLGHPLLGDPVYARGGVHKALLAELGFHRQALHAARLGFIHPVTSQPLSFESPITDDMQQLFSHLCV
- the rpoH gene encoding RNA polymerase sigma factor RpoH; the protein is MSNGSNLPATIPALGGDASLNRYLSEIRKFPLLKPEEEYMLAKRYQEHGDPEAAARLVTSHLRLVAKIAMGYRGYGLPVSELISEGNIGLMQGVKKFEPDRGFRLATYAMWWIRASIQEFILRSWSLVKIGTTAAQKKLFFNLRRMKNQIEAFEDGDLRPEDVTKIATDLGVSEDDVISMNRRMAMGGDTSLNVSMNDDGEGQWQDWLADEGPLQDERIADAQESDVRHDMLLDAMDDLNDRERHILQERRLAEEPKTLEELSQVYGVSRERVRQIEVRAFEKLQRAMLRIAGEKRLMTVAG